The Nostoc sp. 'Peltigera membranacea cyanobiont' N6 genome contains the following window.
TGATTGCAAAACCTCAAGTGAAGCCTGTTGATAGACCAGCGTTAGTGTAATATCAAGTTCGGCTAATTACAATCGTAAAAACACTCTTCCTCGCTTGCGGCTACGGTGTACACACAAGTCTTCTAGAGTTGCCTCATAGGTTTTTGATCCCCCCAACCCCCCGATAAATTGGGGGGCAAAAGCCTCTTAAAGTCCCCCTTTGAAAGGGGGATTTAGGGGGATCTCCAACGATTTTGGGTTTGTACAAAGATGTGTGTACACCGTAGCTCGCTTGCGGAGAGGGGTACAAAAGCGTAGCTTTGGCGGGGTAGGGTTCTGGCGCGAAATATGTGAAGTTTGGTTAATTAATCATGCTATTTCAGTATCAGAATTAGCTTATATTTCAGGTTTAATCTCTTGTTTGTTGGCGAGTTGTTCATAATGTTCTTTATCGCGGTATTTAATTGTTCTCATAGGTTGATTTCCAACAATTGCTAAAGGGTCAATATTGGCACTTACAACCGTACCAGCTGCCACAATTGCACCATCTCCAATGGAAACTCCGGGAATAATTAGGACATTTCCGCCAATCCAAACATTGTTACCGATAACAACAGGTTTATGAATGTAGACATTATGCTCATAAGGCAAATCATTACTTTGGTAGTCGTGATTTGCAGAGAGAATAACAACATTAAATCCAAGCGTGGTGTTGTCGCCAATTGTGATTCCACCACGTCCATCTAATAAGACATCCGGGCCGATATAGACTTTATTACCCAAAGAGACATTTTGCGGATGGTCAATTCTAATATCTTGCTTAAATCGTAGACCAGAACCACAAAATTTTAATTGACTCTTCAGTTCTTGATGCTTGTAGCGCCTAATTTTGGTTTCTAGGTATTCTCCCCACCGCACCAAACGAGGGATTAACCATTGTTCCAATAGTCGCTCTAATTTATTTGTAATTTTATCTTTGATTTGTTTCATAAAATCTCATGGAAGTCTAGGAACTCTCTAGCTTTCAAGGAAGGATGAAAAACGATGCGGGTAGTTTAGCACCGTTCATATTTATTAGGTTTCCCTGATTTGAGTATTTTCTCCCGTGTGAATACCGTTTTTCTAAAAGTAGGTTGTGCAATACACACAATAACTTCGCAATTTGCTAAGATTCTCTAGTGTCCGACCAAAAAATATTCCCATGAAAAAATACTCTTCATTACAAAAAATAGCCATAATTACAAATTATGCATATTATCAGTCGTGCAAGACTTTCTGAATTCTGGGAAAAGCACCCTAATTCACAAATTAGCCTGCGGCTATGGTATAAAATGACATCTTTGGCTGAATGGTCAAACTTTGTAGAGTTACGAGAAAATTTTCCCGCAGCAGATCAAGTAAGTAATTTTACAGTTTTTAACAAGACTATCTAAATGTTTTAGGTACTCTAGTCTATGAGTACGAACAAAAACATCATTCTATACCTGATATTCATGGCATAGAATTACTTAAAGCGTTGATAGCTGAATTTGGTTTGCGACAAAAAGACTTAATTCCTATCTTTAAAACCGAGTCTATTGTCTCTGAAGTCTTGAGTGGACAGCGCAAGCTGACAGTTAACCATATCGCTCACCTCGCGGAGTTTTTTCATGTTTCGCCTGCTGCTTTTTTTGAGTCATAAGACGGAAAACTTTACAAATACTCATTGCGTATAGACTTGACAAAAAGCAAACTGATGTAGCAAGATCCATTTAAGTCCCTTTCGTCCCACATCTCGAAGTGGGTAGGAGGCAATGCATGATTGGCAGTATTTCTTTAACCACGATCGCAGCAATTTAAATCAATCCACTTATCGCATCTTTGAGCCAGAGTGGAAAGCAGAGATTCTCCACTGGTTTAGCCGAAAAGATGTAGATAAGGAGCAAAAAGAAGACTTTATCCAAGCTTTAATAGATTTTGATGACAGTTGCGGCGATTTTTATCGGTATCGCGCCTATTTTTTGGCGGCTGAAGCTTTATCCCAGTTCCCAGAATGTAGTTTGGGTGATGCAATTGTAGAACAACTGCTCAAATGGAGTTATGCCTATTTTCGGCAAGATAAGCGAGATTGGCAGATATTACCAAAACCATTGGTGAAGACAGCGAGAAAAACCGTGGAATTAACCGACAGAAAACGGGTTATCGCCGCTTTTGTCCATTTGGTTCATACTACAGAAAGTCGTTCAATTCTTAGAGTTGCAGCTGAAGAGTTAGGAACACTCGATCCGGGTAACAAAAGTGCGATCGCAGCCTTGACACTGCTAACACCAGTTGTTGAAAATAAACAAACATTCTGCCAGATAAGTCAAAATCCTGGAGAAATACCAGTTGGTGATGAAACTGCGATCGCTGCTTTCATCAACGACATTAAGAGGATTCCAGATCAGGATATTTCCTGGTGTGGAATCGCAGTATTGGGTGAAATTGCAGTAGGTAATCAAACCGCGATCGCAGTTTTAGTTCAACTTATGGAGATGACACTAAACAAGGGTAATTGTTGCGAAGCGATCAAAACTTTGGGAAAAATTGCTGTGGGTAATCCAACTGCGATCGCCTCCCTGATAAAATTCTTAGAGATAAACCAGGGTGATAGCATCTGCTTTGATGCAGCTCAGGCATTATGGCAAATCGATCCAGGTAATGCAGTTGCACTCAATACTCTAGCCTATATCCTCAAGACTTCTGCAAGTGCATCTCTTATAAATTGCGTTGCAACCTATTTACTTAAAATCGATCCAGAAAATAAAACTGGAATTACTAGAGGAAATACGATTGCTATTACCACCTTATCCGAGATACTTGAAACTACTCAGCATCAAGCCTCTGAAGATGAATGGGAACGTTTGTATGCAGCCGAAGCTTTAGTAAAAATTGATCCTAGTAATTCAAAAGCGATCGCTACTTTATCTCAAATACGTGAAAGCAATCAAAATAGACTGATGCGTTTGCAAGCATCTGAAAGTCTAGTAAATGCTGTTCAAAATCTAGAACAACTTGATTTAGGCAACAAACTAGTTAAAGAGAAGCTAAAACAAGCTGTCTTTGTTCTTGTTCACGACATTCAGATTTTTCAGGAATATGATGACTACAAAAACGAATTCAGCATTAGTCCCACACATCAACTATCCTATGAATCCTCTCTCTTGGAAATAGCTGATAGTTTGACGAAAATCCTACAAAGCGAACATTTACCACAAGTAGTCATAACCCTAAAAGACTATTTAAGCAAACAGTGTGGTAAAAATAGTTCTTATCGCTATGAGGCTGTGTTTAAAATTATCTGGCATTGTGCCGAAAATCTAACTTACCCAGATTTCTACAAGGCTTGGCACAATTAATTGACTGAAGAATAAGCACAGAGTTGTTATCAAAAATTGTAGAGACGCGAATTGTAAAAGCGTCTCTACAAAATTTTTTATTGGGCTACTAATCAAAATCCCTGTGCGAATGGCAGACGAGCTACGGTTCTGAGAAGGTCGCCAGCTAAGTTGAGTGCTAAGAAAGCTAAAATCGGAGAAAAATCCATACCGCCCAATGGGGGAATAATTGAGCGGAATAAATTCAGATAAGGGTCGGTTATCTGGCCTAAAGCGGCAAATGGCTGTTTATACCAGTCAATTGTCGGGAACCAAGTCAACAAAACCCGGATAATTAGCAAATAGCTATAAAAGGTGACAAAGGTAACTAGTGTTGTAATCAGTAAACTCATGGATGGCTTTGTTTCCTACTAAGTGTCAAACGCGGTCTTATCTTTACTAATTTTAATTTAGTCCAAGGTCAAAAGTGTTTGCAGATTTGGCACTTGCCACACCAGACATTTTCACCACGCCTGAACAAAGAATCAGGAGTCTTTAGTCAGAGAGCGGTCATTGCTGGCTTGGGGTGAACCGCTATTCACATTACCCAGTTGTTTCCGCACATCATCAATTGTGGCATTTAGCTGGGCAATTTTATCTTCTAGCGATCGCCGGGCCGTTTCTATACCGGCGCTCTCACTTTCTGAAGCTTTCATCTGACGGCGCTTTGCCGCTATTTTCTTCGCTTCGACTTGGCTATCTGTCAGTTCTGTTTCGTCCTCTGGTAGCAATTGAGGATCGCGTCGAGAAGCAATCAGTGCCCCGATAACACCGCCAAATACGCCACCAACAAACGCCCCTGCTAAAAAACCACTGCCAAAACCATCTCGCTGACTCATATCTTTACCGCCTTCAACAAACCTTGCAACTTTTACAGTAGTTATGCTATTGTCTCCTGCCCTAGCTGCATACTAGCTTAAGTCCCAAATGTGCGATCGCCTGCATCTCCTAATCCCGGTACAATATATCCCTTATTGTTAAGTTTTTCGTCAATAGTAGCGGTGTAAACTATTAAACCTGGATAAGCTTCACTCAGTTTTTTCAAAGCTGGTGGAGCCGCTACTACGCAAACAATTCGAGTCAGGGAAGGATCAACACCCCGTTGTGTCAATTCTGCCATTGTAGCCATAATTGACCCTCCGGTTGCCAACATTGGATCGGTAATCAGCACTCGTGTCTGGGGGTCAAATTTTTCTGGTAACTTGTTCAGATAACAATGAGGTTGCAGTGTTTCTTCATCTCGCGCCAAGCCAAGATGGTAAATCGATGCCAAAGGTAATAAAGTCTGCGCTCCCTCAAGTAATCCTAGTCCAGCCCGCAGAATCGGTACTACTGCTACTGGTATTTGCGGATCGATCACCGTTGCTGGACAGGTATCCAAAGGAGTCTGCACGGCTATTTCTTGGGTTGGCAACCAGTCTCGCGCAGCTTCATAAGTCAGCCATCTTCCCAACTCAGTCATGGCGCTGCGAAATAAAACTGAAGGTGTGCCTGCATCACGGGCGACTGCTAGCCAGTGTTTGATCAGGGGATGGGGTGGAACATAAACGCGCAATTGTAGCGTCATAGCCAGAAATAGGCGACTCTTTATTGTACAAGAACTGAAACACCATAATACTCTTTCCTGCATCCGGCTGACAGCTAAAATTAATCCTCTCAATTTTATTGATAAAAACTTTCATTAATAGTTGACATCTATTCTCAATCAAGGCTATATTATTATCCAGTGTTCTCCTCTCTTTTAAGGATCGGCAGACGGGATTAGCCAGCAGTAGCAGGTTCGTCCCTCTTTTTTTTTGATTGGTCATTAGTCATTAGTCATTTGTCATTTGTCATTAGTTATTTGTCATTTGTCATTAGTTATTGGTTATTGGTCATTTGTCATTGGTCATTAGTTAAATTAAATATTGATTGACTCTAGACAAAGGACAAATACTTCTCTACGAGAGGCTAAACGTTAGCGGAGCTTTGGCTTTAGCGATACGCTCAGTACAAATGACAAAGGACAAATGACTAATGACAAATGATGCGATCGTAATTGGGTCTGGTATTGGTGGATTAGTAACTGCGACTCAGTTAGCGGCTAAGGGAGCGAAAGTGCTGGTACTGGAACGTTATTTGATTCCAGGTGGTAGCGCTGGTTATTTTGAACGCCAAGGCTATCGATTCGATGTTGGTGCATCAATGATTTTTGGGCTGGGACAGAACGGTACTACTAACTTACT
Protein-coding sequences here:
- a CDS encoding helix-turn-helix domain-containing protein; protein product: MIAEFGLRQKDLIPIFKTESIVSEVLSGQRKLTVNHIAHLAEFFHVSPAAFFES
- the upp gene encoding uracil phosphoribosyltransferase, translating into MTLQLRVYVPPHPLIKHWLAVARDAGTPSVLFRSAMTELGRWLTYEAARDWLPTQEIAVQTPLDTCPATVIDPQIPVAVVPILRAGLGLLEGAQTLLPLASIYHLGLARDEETLQPHCYLNKLPEKFDPQTRVLITDPMLATGGSIMATMAELTQRGVDPSLTRIVCVVAAPPALKKLSEAYPGLIVYTATIDEKLNNKGYIVPGLGDAGDRTFGT
- a CDS encoding type II toxin-antitoxin system HigB family toxin; amino-acid sequence: MTSLAEWSNFVELRENFPAADQVSNFTVFNKTI
- a CDS encoding HEAT repeat domain-containing protein, with translation MHDWQYFFNHDRSNLNQSTYRIFEPEWKAEILHWFSRKDVDKEQKEDFIQALIDFDDSCGDFYRYRAYFLAAEALSQFPECSLGDAIVEQLLKWSYAYFRQDKRDWQILPKPLVKTARKTVELTDRKRVIAAFVHLVHTTESRSILRVAAEELGTLDPGNKSAIAALTLLTPVVENKQTFCQISQNPGEIPVGDETAIAAFINDIKRIPDQDISWCGIAVLGEIAVGNQTAIAVLVQLMEMTLNKGNCCEAIKTLGKIAVGNPTAIASLIKFLEINQGDSICFDAAQALWQIDPGNAVALNTLAYILKTSASASLINCVATYLLKIDPENKTGITRGNTIAITTLSEILETTQHQASEDEWERLYAAEALVKIDPSNSKAIATLSQIRESNQNRLMRLQASESLVNAVQNLEQLDLGNKLVKEKLKQAVFVLVHDIQIFQEYDDYKNEFSISPTHQLSYESSLLEIADSLTKILQSEHLPQVVITLKDYLSKQCGKNSSYRYEAVFKIIWHCAENLTYPDFYKAWHN
- a CDS encoding acyltransferase, producing MKQIKDKITNKLERLLEQWLIPRLVRWGEYLETKIRRYKHQELKSQLKFCGSGLRFKQDIRIDHPQNVSLGNKVYIGPDVLLDGRGGITIGDNTTLGFNVVILSANHDYQSNDLPYEHNVYIHKPVVIGNNVWIGGNVLIIPGVSIGDGAIVAAGTVVSANIDPLAIVGNQPMRTIKYRDKEHYEQLANKQEIKPEI
- a CDS encoding YggT family protein yields the protein MSLLITTLVTFVTFYSYLLIIRVLLTWFPTIDWYKQPFAALGQITDPYLNLFRSIIPPLGGMDFSPILAFLALNLAGDLLRTVARLPFAQGF